Proteins encoded by one window of Desulfomicrobium macestii:
- a CDS encoding Hsp20/alpha crystallin family protein translates to MSDLHLWHRTELGKLKQDMEELFDSFVRDFCSPMDLRLLRHEPDVRVLNEKDAVIVSAHVPGLDPQSIKVSITGHQLSLAGEKIEEVRDGRGLSISHQGFSSSVRLPAPVQTDQVRASYSGGVLRVVLPKCKDCTPVQVSTEEHERGRNE, encoded by the coding sequence ATGTCCGATCTGCATTTGTGGCACCGCACCGAACTCGGCAAGCTCAAACAGGACATGGAGGAGCTTTTCGATTCCTTTGTGCGCGATTTCTGCAGTCCCATGGACCTGCGGCTGCTGCGTCACGAGCCGGATGTGCGCGTGCTCAACGAAAAGGATGCCGTCATCGTCTCGGCGCATGTTCCAGGCCTTGATCCGCAATCCATCAAGGTTTCGATCACCGGCCATCAATTGTCCCTGGCCGGAGAAAAGATCGAGGAGGTCCGGGACGGGCGGGGGCTGAGCATTTCCCATCAGGGATTTTCAAGCTCGGTGCGCCTGCCCGCGCCAGTGCAGACGGATCAGGTCCGCGCCAGTTATTCGGGTGGCGTGCTGCGCGTTGTCTTGCCCAAATGCAAGGACTGCACGCCCGTACAGGTGAGTACGGAAGAACACGAGCGAGGTAGGAATGAATGA